One Setaria italica strain Yugu1 chromosome I, Setaria_italica_v2.0, whole genome shotgun sequence DNA window includes the following coding sequences:
- the LOC101783268 gene encoding L-type lectin-domain containing receptor kinase IV.2: MRRVPLLLLFLTLHRLRLAPAADQFTFDGFAGANLTLNGTAAVTADGLLMLTNGTTLLKGHAFYPSPLRFHRGAAGGGGAVMRSFSAAYVFGIASEYADLSSPGLAFVVARSTDFSTALQSQYMGLANAANNGNATNHFLAVELDTIVNAEFGDMSDNHVGVNVNGLVSQVASDAGYYDDATSAFRNMSLLNRTAAQVWVDFDARASLVNVTMAPLELPKPKKPLLSTTVNLSAIIDGGEAFVGFSSSTGVVASRHYVLAWSFKMDGGPAPSLNISKLPALPETTVPKPDPSKTLKIVLPIASAAFVFALAIIALLIRWRWHKYAELKEDWEVTFGPHRFSYKDLHHATKGFRDERLLGIGGFGRVYRGVLPVSGVEVAVKKVSHESRQGMKEFVAEVVTIGQLRHRNLVQLLGYCRRHGELLLVYDYMPNGSLDKLLHHQDGPVLNWGQRFRIIKGVACGVLYLHEDWEQVVLHRDIKASNVLLDAEMNGRLGDFGLARLYDHGTDPHTTHVVGTMGYLAPELGHTGRASKASDVFAFGVFMLEVACGRRPVVQDEHGDHHLLVDWVAERWRGGTVTDAVDPRLRGDFVVEEASLVMKLSLLCSHPLPGARPGVQQIVQFLDGSAALPELSEAHLGFNLQTLMRNQVLNSLSSSSTVAGNISDIPAAR, from the coding sequence ATGCGCCGCGTtccattgcttcttctcttcctgaCTCTCCATCGCCTTcgcctggcgccggcggccgaccAGTTCACCTTCGACGGCTTCGCCGGCGCGAACCTCACGCTCAACGGCACGGCCGCGGTCACCGCGGACGGCCTCCTCATGCTGACGAACGGCACGACCCTGCTCAAGGGCCACGCCTTCTACCCTTCCCCTCTGCGGTTccaccgcggcgcggcgggcggcggcggcgccgtgatGCGGTCCTTCTCGGCCGCCTACGTGTTCGGCATCGCCAGCGAGTACGCCGACCTGAGCAGCCCCGGCCTGGCCTTCGTCGTGGCCAGGAGCACGGACTTCTCGACGGCGCTGCAGAGCCAGTACATGGGCCTGGCCAACGCGGCCAACAACGGCAACGCCACCAACCACTTCCTGGCCGTCGAGCTCGATACCATCGTCAACGCCGAGTTCGGGGACATGAGCGACAACCACGTCGGGGTCAACGTGAACGGCCTCGTGTCCCAGGTCGCCAGCGACGCGGGCTACTACGACGACGCCACCAGCGCGTTCCGGAACATGAGCCTGCTGAACCGCACGGCGGCGCAGGTGTGGGTGGACTTCGACGCGCGCGCCTCGCTGGTCAACGTCACCATGGCTCCCCTCGAGCTGCCCAAGCCGAAGAAGCCGCTGCTCTCCACCACGGTTAACCTCTCAGCGATCATCGACGGCGGCGAAGCCTTCGTCGGCTTCTCGTCGTCCACCGGCGTCGTCGCCAGCCGCCACTACGTGCTCGCCTGGAGCTTCAAGATGGACGGTGGCCCAGCCCCGTCGCTGAACATCTCCAAGCTGCCAGCCTTGCCGGAGACGACAGTCCCCAAGCCTGATCCTTCGAAGACACTCAAGATCGTGCTGCCGATAGCGTCAGCGGCATTCGTGTTCGCATTGGCCATCATCGCCCTTCTGATCCGCTGGCGGTGGCACAAGTACGCAGAGCTCAAAGAGGACTGGGAGGTCACGTTCGGCCCGCACCGATTCTCGTACAAGGATTTGCACCACGCCACCAAAGGTTTCCGCGACGAGCGCCTGCTCGGCATCGGCGGGTTCGGGAGGGTGTACAGGGGAGTGCTCCCCGTGTCCGGGGTGGAGGTCGCGGTGAAGAAGGTGTCCCATGAGTCGAGGCAAGGGATGAAGGAGTTCGTCGCCGAGGTGGTCACTATCGGCCAGCTCCGGCACCGGAACCTCGTCCAGCTTCTTGGCTACTGCCGGCGACACGGCGAGCTCTTGCTGGTCTACGATTACATGCCGAATGGCAGTCTCGACAAGCTATTGCACCATCAAGACGGTCCCGTTCTGAACTGGGGTCAAAGGTTCAGGATCATCAAAGGCGTCGCGTGCGGCGTACTGTACCTCCACGAAGACTGGGAGCAAGTGGTCTTGCACCGGGACATCAAGGCGAGCAACGTGCTCCTCGACGCCGAGATGAACGGGAGGCTAGGCGACTTCGGCCTGGCGAGGCTGTACGACCACGGCACGGACCCACATACCACGCACGTGGTTGGGACGATGGGGTACCTTGCCCCGGAGCTCGGGCACACCGGCAGGGCGTCCAAGGCCTCCGACGTGTTCGCCTTCGGCGTGTTCATGCTGGAGGTCgcctgcggccggcggccggtcgTGCAGGACGAGCACGGCGACCACCACCTGCTGGTGGACTGGGTGGCCGAGCGGTGGCGCGGGGGGACGGTCACCGACGCCGTCGACCCGCGCCTCCGGGGCGACTTCGTCGTGGAGGAAGCGAGCCTGGTGATGAAGCTAAGCCTGCTGTGCTCGCATCCGTTGCCCGGTGCGCGCCCCGGCGTCCAGCAGATCGTGCAGTTCCTGGATGGCAGCGCGGCGCTCCCGGAGCTGTCGGAAGCTCACCTAGGATTCAACTTGCAGACACTGATGCGAAACCAGGTGCTGAACTCCCTCTCTTCGTCATCGACCGTAGCTGGTAACATCTCTGACATACCTGCAGCAAGATGA